The following proteins are encoded in a genomic region of Gossypium hirsutum isolate 1008001.06 chromosome D05, Gossypium_hirsutum_v2.1, whole genome shotgun sequence:
- the LOC107906507 gene encoding FCS-Like Zinc finger 10 yields the protein MDGSVMADPDPDSSTLGLRHISSSLFNIPGFLVGFSTKGSLDSDAVRSPTSPLDLRVFANFSNPFTVRSPRSSSQSGCQKKWDCSKIGLGIVNLLADEIKPDGGDLDSPKRMNIVFGPQVKTKFPYSSRYSREYLGNSMKSNSLPRNYIISQLFQARKSSTKSADSSLDFGNEEVPVEPKTDLGLSPSFISSSENLNMSSESCCSENATFSTNSSPLPIGRPLQVDNSLVSKPSSLPILLSHSMVSLSTHELELSEDYTCIISHGPNPKTTHLFGDCILECHNNELTIFDRKAESGTNVPPPAKSRETSTVHLSDEYLSFCYTCKKKLEKDEEVYMHRGEKAFCSFDCRTEEIFADEEMEKTCNNSSSNSSPEQSNDEDVFLMAIDDRSIRSINHNSWIAQHRV from the exons ATGGATGGTAGTGTGATGGCTGATCCTGATCCAGACTCGTCTACATTGGGTTTAAGGCATATTAGCAGCTCACTATTCAATATTCCTGGTTTCCTTGTTGGGTTTAGCACTAAGGGTTCTTTGGATTCTGATGCTGTACGAAGCCCTACATCTCCTCTTGATTTGAGAGTGTTTGCAAATTTTAGCAACCCCTTTACTGTTAGGTCTCCTAGATCATCATCTCAAAGTGGTTGTCAAAAGAAGTGGGATTGTAGTAAGATAGGCTTGGGCATTGTGAATTTGCTTGCCGATGAAATTAAACCAGATGGTGGAGACCTTGATTCTCCAAAGAGAATGAATATTGTATTTGGACCACAGGTCAAGACTAAGTTTCCTTATTCATCAAGGTATTCCCGTGAATACCTTGGTAATTCCATGAAATCCAATTCTTTGCCTAGGAATTACATAATTTCACAGCTTTTCCAAGCCAGAAAATCCAGCACCAAGTCAGCAGATTCTAGTCTTGACTTTGGAAATGAAGAAGTACCGGTTGAACCCAAAACAGATCTTGGGCTTTCCCCTTCATTTATTTCCTCTAGTGAAAACCTGAATATGAGTTCCGAAAGTTGTTGTTCAGAAAATGCAACCTTCAGTACTAACAGTTCACCTCTGCCAATTGGCAGACCTTTGCAAGTAGATAATTCTTTGGTAAGTAAACCAAGTTCACTTCCTATACTCCTCAGCCATAGCATGGTGTCTCTTTCCACACATGAGCTAGAGCTTTCCGAGGATTATACTTGTATAATTTCTCACGGTCCGAACCCGAAAACAACTCATCTTTTCGGTGACTGTATTTTGGAATGTCACAACAATGAGTTGACCATTTTTGACAGAAAAGCCGAATCCGGTACCAATGTGCCCCCACCAGCTAAGAGCAGAGAGACTTCAACAGTTCACCTCTCTGATGAGTATTTGAGCTTCTGTTACACTTGCAAGAAAAAACTAGAGAAGGATGAAGAAGTTTACATGCACAG AGGTGAAAAGGCATTTTGCAGTTTTGATTGCCGCACTGAGGAGATTTTTGCTGATGAGGAAATGGAGAAAACTTGTAATAATTCCTCATCCAACAGTTCTCCAGAACAGAGCAATGATGAAGATGTCTTCCTAATGG CCATTGATGATCGGAGCATTCGGAGCATAAATCACAATTCATGGATAGCACAGCATAGAGTTTAA